A window of Exiguobacterium sp. Helios genomic DNA:
AGAACTGGTCCAGATTGACTCGGAATCAAAAGAGGAAGCACAAATCTGTGCCCACTTAAAAGAAACGTTTACGACACTCGGCTGTGACGTATTCGAAGATGACGCTTCATCCAAAACCGAACATAAAGGAAACAACTTGATCATCACGCTTCCGGCAACAAAAGACGGAGTCGATAAGATTTATTTCACTTCCCATATGGATACGGTTTTTCCGGGACAGGGAATCAAACCAATCATCGAAGACGGATATGTTAAAACCGATGGAACAACGATTCTTGGGGCAGATGATAAAGCGGGACTCGCTTCATTAATCGAACTGGTCCATGTCTTGAACGAAACGAATCAACCGCATGGGAAAATTCAATTCGTCATCACGGTCGGCGAAGAGTCCGGTTTAGTGGGTGCGATGGTTTTGGATCCATCGAAGATTGATGCAGACTACGGTTTTGCTTTGGATTCAGACGGTAAAGTCGGCGATATCATTACGGCTGCACCAACTCAAGCGAAAGTAAATGCAAAAATTTACGGCAAAACAGCTCATGCTGGTGTTGCACCTGAAAAAGGAATCTCTGCCATCACGATTGCAGCAAAAGCAATCGCTAAAATGCCGCTCGGCCGGATCGATGAAGAGACAACGGCGAATATCGGACGCTTCAGCGGTGGTGGTCCATCGACCAATATCGTCTGTGACTACGTCGAAATCTTTGCGGAAGCACGCTCACTCGTTGCACCTAAAATGGAAGCCCAAACGGCGAAGATGAAAGCGGCGTTCGAAGACGTTGCTGCTGAATTCGGAGGGCGTGCGGAAGTCGAAGTCAAAGTCATGTATCCTGGTTTCAAATTCGAAGACGGCGATCAAGTCGTCGAAGTGGCAAAAGCCGCGATTACACAACTCGGTCGGACACCACGTCTCTTGCATTCTGGTGGGGGATCAGATGCAAACGTGATTGCCGGTTTCGGGATTCCAACCGTCAATTTGGCTGTTGGTTACGAAGATATTCATACGACAAATGAAAAAATGCCGATTGAAGAACTTGTTAAAACGGCAGAATTATGCGTAACGTTAGTCGATTACATCACAAATAAATGATGACAGACTAAAAAGAGTGTACCGCAACGTTGCGGTACACTCTTTGTCGTTGTACGATTAAGTTAATTGTGGACGTTCGAAATATTCCATTGACTCAAGAACAAGTTCTTCCGTACATAGTAAGGTTGTTGCAATATCTTGAATTTGGATTGATTTCCCATACTGTTGCCGATAGTTCTCGTTTAACATCCGGGCACTTTGTACGATTCGTGCATAAGTCCGTTCGATTTTGGTCATGGAAAAACCACCTTTCGAATCAGTATGGGTACAGTTTATCATGCTTCCACTCGAGAAAGGTGTATTTTGTGTATAAAAATTGCTAATTTTACGAAAAGGGGAAAAAGATGGAATTTTATTTTTTAGGAACAGGTGCCGGGATGCCGTCCAAACAACGGAATGTTTCATCCATCGCACTGTTACATCCGAAGATGACCTGGTTATTTGATTGCGGTGAAGCAACGCAACATCAGATGTTGCACAGTCCGATCAAACCGCGTAAGGTCAGTACGATTTTCATCACACATCTGCACGGTGATCATATCTTTGGACTACCGGGTTTTATCAGTACCCGGGCTGCACTCGAAGGTACGACGTTGTTGACGATCTATGGACCAAAAGGATTAAAGGAGTGGTTGGAGGCGACATTACGGGTCACCGGGACGTATCTGCGTTATCCGCTCGATATCATTGAAGTCGAAGCCGGTCAGACATATGAGCAGGAAGGATTTCAAATTCACGTCGAAGCGTTGGAACATCGCTTTTTGGCGTACGGTTACCGGATTGAAGGTCAGGAAGAAAAGGGGGCCTTACGCGTCGAAGCGTTACAACAACTAGGCATTCCTTCTGGACCACTCTATCGGCAAATCAAACAGCAGGAAACGTTTGTATTTGAGGGGATCGAACACCGGTCGACTGATTTTCTTGGAGACCCGAAGCCGGGCATTAAGTTGGCGGTGTTAGGAGATACGGTGCCGTGCGACGGGAGTATCCGTTTGGCACAAGAAGTAGATGTCCTTGTGCATGAGGCGACATTTGCTGACTCGGAACAAGACCATGCCGGACGCTTCGGTCATTCGACAGCAAGGCAAGCTGCTGAGATTGCCTTGAAAGCACAGGCTAAAAAACTGTTGTTGACGCATATTTCTGCACGGTATGTCGATCAAGAACAACGGTTGGAAGCGGAGGCGCGGGAAGTATTTGAAGAGTCATACCTCATGACGGATCATCAATCTGTCGTGATTAAGGGGTAAACAACATGGACTTTCTCATCCAATGGTCACTGTTTCTGTTAGCAAGTATCATTCTTGGTTTCTTTTTAGAAAAACGGACGGAAAAGGAACAATATCTTTATTTGAAATTCGTTTTTTATGCATGTTTAGGAGCGGTATCGTTCCCTGTCTATGATATTCAGTTGCCGCTGGGAATTATCTTATTTCTAATTGTTCTGCATCCGAAAAAAAATTCCCGGTACAAACGCTATATGGCCTTATTCGGTTTTCTTTTTTTCCTGCTTCAGCTCATCCTGGGACCGTTCGATACGTTTACGCTCCGGGAAGAGACGCAACAAATGGGTCAGGTCACGATTACGGACGAATCTTTTGATACGCTGATGACGCACATCGACCGTCGGATCGGAGACGACTCGCTGCGACTGGAACAAAGTCAATTGTTGTTTGACCAGGGTGGCAACCTGCGGAATGCAACATTTGAGTTGATCGCGAAAAGTCCGAAGCGTTTCATCCGGTACGAAGTGACCTATCAGGAAGTGACCGGTACATTGACGTACCGTCCCCGGGAAGAAGTATTGACCCGTTCGCTCGAGTCCTACTATCAAAAATTGATCGATGCCTCGACCTCGTTTCAAATGTTGAAGACTTTATCCATCAAGCAGATTCTCCATGAATCGAAGACACCGTATGCCGAGATGGATTTGGATGGTCTGTACGAAACGTTCAGCTTACAGGATGCTACGGTCCTGTTGATTAACGATCAAGGCGAATTGATCCCGTATGTCAATACCGGAGAAGATGTGTTAGCCAACGCGATTCGGTTGACATATCTTCGCTCCGATGGACAATCGTTACGGGAGAAAAAAATACTTTTATACAATTACAGTTTTGAGACCTCAAGACGCAAAGGAGTCGTACGATGAAAAAATGGATATTGATGAGTGGCATTTTCCTGCTTGCAGGATGTGCGGAACAACCGACAGACCAAACTGCTGAAACTAAGGCATGTGAACGTTCGGTCGAAGTATCGGTCGTCAATCATGCGAATGATAAGACATTATATGAAAAAGACATGTGTCTCAAAGCATCTGAGACGGCGCTTGATGCGCTAGAAGAAACGGATCTTCCGGTCGTCAAAACCGGTAAGGGTGAAATGGCATACGTAACGGCCGTTGACGGTATCCGTGAAAAATCAGCCGGAGCAAGCAGTGGCTGGGTATTTGGCGTCAATGACAAACCGGCACAAGTCGGGGCAGGGGCGTACGAACTAAAAGACGGCGACCGTCTGGAATGGCGATTTGAAAAAGATGCAATGGCTTATTTTCAGTAAGGCGGAACGGGAGCGACTTCATCCACTGAATGTCGCTCTTTTTTTAGTGGCGATGTTATCGGTCCCGTTCTTTTTACAGACGCATGTCAGCATGCTGATTGTTTTGACCGGACAATTATTGTTTTTTGCATGGATTCGGCAATGGAGCGTCCTGCGTTACCTGACGTTACCTCTGATTTATATCGGAATGATGTATGCCCCTCTGCTCGTCGGTGCGTCCGTTGATCCATACGGGATTTGGCTGACCGGTCTGACGGTTGCCCTATTCGTGACATCGAGTCAACTGACTTTTACCTTGGTCCGGCTCGAGCAAATGGGTCCGTTATTCCGAATTTTACCGCGACTGACGCGCTTAACGGGGATGGTCCTGGCTATCATCCCCTCGTTGCTCCGTACGTGGCCGGAAGTGAAGATGAGCCACGCCAAACAACCAGTGGCAGAAAAGATGGAACGGGTTGCGTTGTATCATCTGTTACCTGTTGAAGCAGTCCCAAGTCCGTTACGTCGCTTGACGCGTTCTGATCTGTTGATCGGACTTGTGATTACAGGCATGTACATCGCATTCTGGTCTCCTGTTGCGGTCGTGTCAGCGTTAGTTTTACCCGGATTAGTGATGTTCTCAAAAGGAGGAATACGGGATGCCTACCATCATTACCGACGAAGAAAGTTCACTTGAACGGTTGGAACAACTGGCTCAGGCAGTTGGAGCCGAAGTGATTCATCCGGACCGTCTGTTGCATGGGCGTGTCCGCGATATGTTAGCGACAACCAGTTTATTTGTCGCAGGTGAACTGGCGACATTACTTGGCTTAGAAGCTTTTTTTGACCGGGAGACAAGTGAACTGTCATCGGGAGAACAGCAACTCGTTTCGCTCGGCTATACATTGTCTGGTTTACCGGAACGGATTTTCTTGGCGGAACCATTTTTATTTTTAGATCAAGTCCGTAAAAACCGCTTGATGCTGTTGTTTGAGGAAATCGAGCGCCGTTTTTCCTGTCACATCACTTATTCCATGGTACACCAACCACGACTAAAACAGCAGAGCGGAACGGGACCGGTCAAAGGAAGGGTCATCGACGAGATGTCACGCATCCGGCACCGCTATCCGTTGCAGTCAAAATACGCTTTGCTGGTCGAACAGATGTCGTTTCGGTTAGGAGAACGGGTAGCCTTGATTGGGGCCAACGGAAGTGGGAAATCAACTTTGTTACGTCTGTTACTCGGTGTTGACCGGCCGCTTTACGGCAAGGTCAAGCGAACCGGGGAAAAATGTTATGTTCCGGCACATCCGGCCTTGGCACCTGTCCTCGACAAGCCGGCCGCTACTTTTTCCGAGCAAAAACAACAATTGATGGAACGGCTTGCCTGGACGGAAGAAGCCTGTTATTTTGATGAACCGACGGCGGGTTTAACCAATCAGCAACGCTCTGATTTTATTCAAACCATGCTACATCATCCGGACAAGTTGATTATTCTTGCTACACACGATCCCGACCTGATTTTTTGTGCGACCCGTGTCGTGTATCTTGTCCAGGGCGAGATTGCCTTTGATGGTCCGGCGTCGCTGTTCATCGAGCAAAGCAGGTTGTACGAATGGAACTGATCGGCGCAGCAGTCCTCCTCATCAGTTTAATTGTTCTTTGTTTCGAGAAACGTCCGATTTCAGAGTCGATGCTTCGGTTCATCGCACTGGTCACGGCAGCGGCGATTGTCGGAAGGCTGATTTTTGCAAGTATTCCGAATGTCCAGCCGGCGACTGCACTGATTCTCTTGGTTGCAGCCTGTATAGGACCGATTTCCGGTACAATCGTCGGGATGCTCGTTGTCGTCTTGACGAGTTTATTTTTAGGAAGCGGTCCCTTTGTGTTATTCCAAATCGTGGCGTACATGGTCGTCAGTCTTCTCTGTGTCTTACCGGGTATGCGAACGAGATGGGTCTTAACCATCTATGGACTGGCGGCAGGTTTTTTTTATGGCTGGATCAGCAATTTAGGTTTTCTGATTTTTACCGATTTTTCGCGAGAAGCGTTTTGGACACTGCTCTTGACGGGAG
This region includes:
- a CDS encoding ECF transporter S component; the protein is MELIGAAVLLISLIVLCFEKRPISESMLRFIALVTAAAIVGRLIFASIPNVQPATALILLVAACIGPISGTIVGMLVVVLTSLFLGSGPFVLFQIVAYMVVSLLCVLPGMRTRWVLTIYGLAAGFFYGWISNLGFLIFTDFSREAFWTLLLTGGLFDLVHGVSNAVFIWLLYPIFLRILHSFDGNEGT
- the rnz gene encoding ribonuclease Z, with the protein product MEFYFLGTGAGMPSKQRNVSSIALLHPKMTWLFDCGEATQHQMLHSPIKPRKVSTIFITHLHGDHIFGLPGFISTRAALEGTTLLTIYGPKGLKEWLEATLRVTGTYLRYPLDIIEVEAGQTYEQEGFQIHVEALEHRFLAYGYRIEGQEEKGALRVEALQQLGIPSGPLYRQIKQQETFVFEGIEHRSTDFLGDPKPGIKLAVLGDTVPCDGSIRLAQEVDVLVHEATFADSEQDHAGRFGHSTARQAAEIALKAQAKKLLLTHISARYVDQEQRLEAEAREVFEESYLMTDHQSVVIKG
- a CDS encoding ATP-binding cassette domain-containing protein — translated: MPTIITDEESSLERLEQLAQAVGAEVIHPDRLLHGRVRDMLATTSLFVAGELATLLGLEAFFDRETSELSSGEQQLVSLGYTLSGLPERIFLAEPFLFLDQVRKNRLMLLFEEIERRFSCHITYSMVHQPRLKQQSGTGPVKGRVIDEMSRIRHRYPLQSKYALLVEQMSFRLGERVALIGANGSGKSTLLRLLLGVDRPLYGKVKRTGEKCYVPAHPALAPVLDKPAATFSEQKQQLMERLAWTEEACYFDEPTAGLTNQQRSDFIQTMLHHPDKLIILATHDPDLIFCATRVVYLVQGEIAFDGPASLFIEQSRLYEWN
- a CDS encoding DUF4430 domain-containing protein → MKKWILMSGIFLLAGCAEQPTDQTAETKACERSVEVSVVNHANDKTLYEKDMCLKASETALDALEETDLPVVKTGKGEMAYVTAVDGIREKSAGASSGWVFGVNDKPAQVGAGAYELKDGDRLEWRFEKDAMAYFQ
- a CDS encoding M20/M25/M40 family metallo-hydrolase, translating into MVNEQRVLDTFLELVQIDSESKEEAQICAHLKETFTTLGCDVFEDDASSKTEHKGNNLIITLPATKDGVDKIYFTSHMDTVFPGQGIKPIIEDGYVKTDGTTILGADDKAGLASLIELVHVLNETNQPHGKIQFVITVGEESGLVGAMVLDPSKIDADYGFALDSDGKVGDIITAAPTQAKVNAKIYGKTAHAGVAPEKGISAITIAAKAIAKMPLGRIDEETTANIGRFSGGGPSTNIVCDYVEIFAEARSLVAPKMEAQTAKMKAAFEDVAAEFGGRAEVEVKVMYPGFKFEDGDQVVEVAKAAITQLGRTPRLLHSGGGSDANVIAGFGIPTVNLAVGYEDIHTTNEKMPIEELVKTAELCVTLVDYITNK